A single region of the Pseudomonas sp. B21-023 genome encodes:
- a CDS encoding CoA-transferase subunit beta translates to MSYSTSEMMTVAAARRLRNGAVCFVGIGLPSKAANLARLTSSPDVVLIYESGPIGAKPSVLPLSIGDGELAETADTVVPTGEIFRYWLQGGRIDVGFLGAAQVDRFGNINTTVVGDYHAPKTRLPGAGGAPEIAGSAKQVLIILKQSPRAFVDKLDFITSVGHGEGGDSRQRLGLPGEGPVGIITDLCIMEPEAGTHEFVVTSIHPGVTREQIIAATGWAIRFADDVRQTTAPSEVELSALRDLEARTAAAHGQTAGEA, encoded by the coding sequence ATGAGCTACTCCACTTCCGAAATGATGACCGTCGCCGCCGCCCGTCGCCTGCGCAATGGCGCCGTCTGCTTCGTCGGCATCGGACTGCCTTCCAAGGCCGCCAACCTGGCGCGTCTGACCTCGTCGCCCGACGTGGTGTTGATCTACGAGTCCGGTCCGATCGGTGCCAAGCCCAGCGTGCTGCCGTTGTCCATCGGTGACGGCGAGCTGGCCGAGACCGCCGACACCGTGGTGCCTACCGGTGAGATCTTCCGTTACTGGCTGCAGGGTGGGCGCATCGATGTAGGGTTCCTCGGCGCTGCCCAGGTTGACCGCTTCGGCAATATCAACACCACCGTGGTCGGTGACTACCACGCGCCGAAGACCCGGCTGCCAGGTGCCGGCGGCGCCCCGGAGATCGCCGGTTCCGCCAAGCAGGTGCTGATCATCCTCAAGCAGTCGCCGCGGGCCTTCGTCGACAAGCTCGACTTCATCACCTCGGTGGGGCATGGCGAAGGCGGCGATTCACGTCAGCGCCTGGGGCTGCCGGGTGAAGGTCCGGTCGGCATCATCACCGACCTGTGCATCATGGAGCCGGAGGCGGGTACCCATGAGTTCGTGGTCACCTCGATCCACCCAGGCGTGACCCGCGAGCAGATCATCGCTGCCACTGGCTGGGCGATCCGCTTCGCCGACGACGTGCGGCAAACCACGGCTCCGAGCGAGGTAGAACTGTCCGCCCTGCGCGACCTCGAAGCGCGCACCGCCGCCGCCCATGGCCAGACGGCAGGAGAAGCCTGA
- a CDS encoding CoA transferase subunit A has protein sequence MAAILSLHEAVKQFIQDGDSVALEGFTHLIPTAAGHEIIRQGKRDLTLVRMTPDLIYDQLIGAGCARKLIFSWGGNPGVGSLHRLRDAVEKQWPHAIEIEEHSHADLANAYVAGASGLPFAVLRAYAGSDLPKVNPLIKSVTCPFTGEVLAAVPSVRPDVTVIHAQKADRKGNVLLWGILGVQKEAALAAKRCIVTVEEIVDDLQAPMNACVLPTWALSAVCLVPGGAHPSYAHGYYERDNRFYQAWDPIARNRESFTAWVDTYIRGTADFTEFQARLASTAEAAQ, from the coding sequence ATGGCAGCAATCCTCTCGCTTCACGAGGCCGTGAAGCAGTTCATCCAGGATGGCGACAGTGTCGCCCTCGAAGGTTTCACCCACCTGATCCCGACCGCCGCCGGCCACGAGATCATCCGCCAGGGCAAGCGCGACCTGACCCTGGTGCGCATGACCCCGGATCTGATCTACGACCAGCTGATCGGCGCCGGTTGCGCGCGCAAATTGATCTTCTCCTGGGGCGGCAACCCGGGCGTGGGCTCGCTGCATCGCCTGCGCGACGCGGTGGAGAAACAGTGGCCCCACGCGATCGAGATCGAGGAGCACAGCCACGCCGACCTGGCCAACGCCTATGTCGCCGGTGCCTCCGGCCTGCCATTCGCGGTGCTGCGCGCCTACGCCGGTTCCGATCTGCCAAAGGTCAACCCGCTGATCAAGTCCGTCACTTGCCCATTCACTGGTGAAGTACTTGCCGCGGTACCGTCCGTGCGCCCGGACGTCACCGTGATCCATGCGCAGAAGGCCGATCGCAAGGGCAATGTGTTGCTGTGGGGCATCCTCGGTGTGCAGAAGGAAGCGGCGCTGGCAGCCAAGCGCTGCATCGTCACCGTCGAGGAGATCGTCGATGACCTGCAGGCGCCGATGAATGCCTGTGTGCTGCCCACATGGGCCCTCAGCGCGGTATGCCTGGTGCCTGGCGGCGCCCACCCTTCATACGCCCACGGCTACTACGAGCGCGACAACCGCTTCTACCAGGCCTGGGACCCGATTGCCCGCAACCGTGAATCGTTCACCGCCTGGGTCGACACCTATATCCGTGGCACCGCCGACTTCACCGAATTCCAGGCCAGGCTGGCCAGCACCGCGGAGGCCGCGCAATGA
- a CDS encoding MFS transporter, whose translation MNKPQSAVGNCLDVQSFINAQPLSRYQWRVVILCFLIVFLDGLDTAAMGFIAPALSQEWGIDRASLGPVMSAALIGMVFGALGSGPLADRFGRKGVLVGAVLVFGGFSLASAYASNVDQLLVLRFLTGLGLGAGMPNATTLLSEYTPERLKSLLVTSMFCGFNLGMAGGGFISAKLIPAYGWHSLLVIGGVLPLLLAVVLLAWLPESARFLVVRNRGADKVRKTLAPINPEQVAQASSFSVPEQKAVAARNVFAVIFSGTYGLGTVLLWLTYFMGLVIVYLLTSWLPTLMRDSGASMEQAAFIGALFQFGGVLSAVAVGWAMDRFNPHKVIGIFYLLAGVFAYAVGQSLGNITLLATLVLVAGMCVNGAQSAMPSLAARFYPTQGRATGVSWMLGIGRFGAILGAWSGATLLGLGWNFEQVLTALLVPAALAAVAVVVKGLVSHSDAT comes from the coding sequence ATGAACAAGCCACAATCCGCTGTCGGCAACTGCCTCGACGTCCAATCCTTCATCAATGCCCAGCCGCTGTCCCGTTATCAATGGCGGGTGGTGATCCTGTGTTTCCTGATCGTCTTCCTCGACGGCCTGGACACCGCCGCCATGGGCTTCATCGCCCCGGCACTGTCTCAGGAATGGGGCATCGACCGGGCCAGCCTCGGCCCGGTGATGAGCGCCGCGCTGATCGGCATGGTGTTCGGCGCCCTCGGCTCCGGCCCGCTGGCCGACCGCTTCGGACGCAAGGGCGTGCTGGTGGGCGCGGTATTGGTGTTCGGTGGCTTCAGTCTGGCCTCGGCCTACGCGAGCAATGTCGACCAATTGCTGGTGTTGCGCTTTCTGACCGGTCTGGGCCTTGGGGCTGGCATGCCCAACGCCACCACCTTGCTGTCGGAATACACTCCGGAGCGCCTCAAGTCGCTGCTGGTGACCAGCATGTTCTGTGGCTTCAACCTGGGCATGGCCGGCGGCGGTTTCATTTCGGCCAAGCTGATCCCGGCATATGGCTGGCACAGCCTGCTGGTGATCGGCGGTGTCCTGCCACTGCTGCTGGCAGTGGTGCTCTTGGCCTGGTTGCCGGAGTCGGCGCGATTCCTTGTGGTGCGCAACCGCGGCGCCGACAAGGTGCGCAAGACCCTGGCGCCGATCAATCCTGAACAGGTGGCCCAGGCATCGAGCTTCAGCGTGCCGGAACAGAAGGCGGTGGCGGCGCGCAACGTGTTTGCGGTGATCTTCTCGGGTACCTATGGCCTGGGCACCGTATTGCTGTGGCTGACCTATTTCATGGGCCTGGTGATCGTCTACCTGCTGACCAGCTGGCTGCCGACACTGATGCGAGACAGCGGCGCAAGCATGGAGCAGGCCGCCTTTATCGGCGCATTGTTCCAGTTTGGCGGGGTGCTCAGCGCGGTGGCAGTGGGTTGGGCCATGGACCGCTTCAACCCGCACAAGGTGATCGGCATCTTCTACTTGCTGGCAGGTGTGTTCGCCTACGCCGTTGGACAGAGCCTGGGCAACATCACCTTGCTGGCGACCTTGGTGCTGGTTGCCGGCATGTGCGTGAACGGCGCGCAATCGGCCATGCCCTCGCTGGCGGCGCGCTTCTATCCGACCCAAGGCCGTGCCACAGGCGTTTCCTGGATGCTCGGGATCGGCCGCTTCGGCGCGATTCTCGGCGCCTGGAGCGGGGCTACGCTGCTGGGGTTGGGCTGGAATTTCGAGCAGGTGCTGACGGCACTGCTGGTGCCGGCGGCATTGGCCGCGGTGGCTGTCGTGGTGAAAGGGTTGGTCAGCCACTCGGATGCGACCTGA
- the pcaR gene encoding pca regulon transcriptional regulator PcaR, protein MSEETSGQSANEPARSTSPTLAPPIVASAAKRIQAFTGDPDFMTSLARGLAVIQAFQERKRHLTIAQISHRTEIPRAAVRRCLHTLMKLGYATTDGRTYSLLPKVLTLGHAYLSSTPLAVSAQPYLDRISDQLHEAANMATLEGDDILYIARSATVERLISVDLSVGGRLPAYCTSMGRILLAALDDASLHEYLERADLKARTSRTLHDPASLFACIQQVREQGWCVVDQELEQGLRSIAVPIYDASGQVLAALNVSTHVGRVSRGELEQRFLPILLAASRDLCHQLFG, encoded by the coding sequence ATGAGCGAAGAAACCAGCGGCCAGTCAGCCAACGAGCCCGCACGCAGTACCAGCCCCACCCTGGCACCCCCGATCGTGGCGTCGGCTGCCAAGCGTATCCAGGCATTCACCGGTGACCCTGACTTCATGACCTCCCTGGCCCGTGGCCTGGCAGTGATCCAAGCCTTCCAGGAGCGCAAGCGCCACCTGACCATCGCCCAGATCAGCCATCGAACGGAGATTCCGCGGGCCGCGGTGCGGCGCTGCCTGCATACCCTGATGAAGCTGGGTTACGCGACCACTGACGGGCGTACCTATTCGCTGTTGCCCAAAGTGTTGACCCTTGGTCATGCCTACCTGTCATCCACGCCATTGGCGGTGTCGGCCCAGCCTTACCTGGATCGCATCAGCGACCAGCTCCACGAAGCGGCCAACATGGCCACATTGGAAGGCGATGACATCCTTTATATTGCGCGCTCCGCCACGGTCGAACGGCTGATCTCGGTGGACCTCTCGGTCGGTGGGCGTTTGCCGGCCTATTGCACTTCGATGGGCCGTATCCTGCTGGCGGCACTGGACGATGCCAGTCTGCACGAATACCTGGAACGCGCCGACCTCAAGGCCCGTACCAGCCGTACCCTGCATGACCCGGCCTCGTTGTTCGCGTGTATCCAGCAGGTGCGTGAGCAGGGCTGGTGCGTGGTGGATCAGGAACTGGAGCAAGGCTTGCGTTCGATTGCCGTGCCGATCTATGACGCGTCGGGTCAAGTGCTGGCGGCGCTGAATGTCAGTACCCATGTCGGCCGCGTCAGCCGCGGGGAACTGGAGCAGCGTTTCCTGCCGATCCTGCTGGCGGCCAGCAGGGACTTGTGCCATCAGCTATTTGGCTGA
- a CDS encoding inorganic phosphate transporter encodes MIDLFSGLDAWVIVSLTLALTFVLAFEFINGFHDTANAVATVIYTKAMPPHLAVFFSGVFNFLGVLLGGVGVAYAIVHLLPVELLINVNTGHGLAMVFSLLAAAITWNLGTWYFGIPASSSHTLIGSILGVGLANALLSDIPLGDGVNWQKAIDIAMSLVLSPMAGFAVAALVLIGLKWWRPLSKMHKTPDQRRKLDDKKHPPFWNRLVLVISAMGVSFVHGSNDGQKGIGLIMLVLIGIVPAKFVLDLNSTTYQIERTRDATLHLSQFYQRNAATLGEFLALGKAQASDLPEQFSCNPQQTEPTIAALQSSLAGVTDYRALSAEKRVEVRRYLLCLDDTAKKVGKLPGLEPREKADLDKLRKDLTATTEYAPFWVIVAVALALGLGTMVGWKRVVLTVGEKIGKQGMTYAQGMSAQITAACAIGMANVFSLPVSTTHVLSSGVAGTMVANKSGLQGGTVKTILLAWVLTLPASMGLAAGLFWLATKAIS; translated from the coding sequence ATGATCGATTTATTCAGCGGACTGGATGCCTGGGTTATCGTGAGCTTGACGCTCGCTCTGACCTTCGTGCTCGCCTTCGAGTTCATCAATGGCTTTCATGACACCGCCAATGCGGTAGCCACCGTCATCTATACCAAGGCCATGCCACCGCACCTCGCCGTGTTCTTCTCTGGCGTGTTCAACTTCCTCGGCGTTCTGCTCGGTGGTGTCGGGGTGGCCTATGCCATCGTCCACCTGCTGCCGGTCGAACTGCTGATCAATGTGAACACCGGCCACGGCCTGGCCATGGTCTTCTCGTTGCTGGCCGCCGCCATCACCTGGAACCTGGGCACCTGGTACTTCGGCATTCCGGCGTCCAGCTCGCACACCCTGATCGGCTCGATCCTCGGCGTCGGCCTGGCCAACGCCCTGCTCAGCGACATTCCGCTGGGTGACGGCGTCAACTGGCAGAAGGCCATCGATATCGCCATGTCCCTGGTGCTCTCGCCAATGGCCGGCTTTGCTGTCGCAGCCCTGGTGCTGATTGGCCTGAAATGGTGGCGCCCGCTGTCGAAGATGCACAAGACCCCTGACCAGCGCCGCAAGCTCGACGACAAGAAGCACCCGCCGTTCTGGAACCGCCTGGTGCTGGTGATCTCGGCCATGGGCGTGAGCTTCGTGCACGGCTCCAACGATGGCCAGAAAGGCATCGGCCTGATCATGCTGGTACTGATCGGTATCGTCCCGGCCAAGTTCGTCCTCGACCTGAACAGCACCACCTACCAGATCGAGCGTACCCGTGATGCCACCTTGCACCTGAGCCAGTTCTACCAGCGCAACGCCGCCACCCTGGGCGAGTTCCTGGCACTGGGCAAGGCGCAGGCAAGCGACCTGCCGGAGCAGTTCAGCTGCAATCCGCAGCAGACCGAGCCGACCATCGCCGCGCTGCAATCGTCGCTCGCCGGTGTGACCGACTATCGCGCCCTGAGCGCCGAGAAGCGCGTCGAAGTGCGCCGCTACCTGCTGTGCCTGGACGACACGGCGAAGAAGGTCGGCAAGCTGCCAGGCCTGGAGCCTCGCGAAAAGGCTGACCTGGATAAACTGCGCAAGGACCTGACCGCCACCACCGAATACGCCCCGTTCTGGGTGATCGTCGCTGTCGCCCTGGCCTTGGGCCTGGGCACCATGGTCGGCTGGAAACGCGTGGTGCTGACCGTTGGCGAGAAGATCGGCAAGCAGGGCATGACCTATGCCCAGGGCATGTCGGCCCAGATCACCGCGGCCTGCGCCATCGGCATGGCCAACGTGTTCAGCCTGCCGGTGTCCACCACCCACGTGCTGTCGTCTGGTGTCGCCGGTACCATGGTCGCCAACAAGAGCGGCCTGCAGGGCGGCACCGTGAAGACCATCCTGCTGGCCTGGGTACTCACCCTGCCGGCGTCGATGGGCCTGGCGGCCGGCCTGTTCTGGCTGGCCACCAAGGCCATTAGCTGA
- a CDS encoding helicase HerA-like domain-containing protein encodes MSDSLRMVVGAGPDGQPVSQAMRLANRHGLVAGATGTGKTVTLQHLAELFSDAGVAVFAADVKGDLCGLGAAGAPQGKVAERIAGMPWLNHTPRGYPVSLWDVAGQSGHPLRTTMSEMGPLLLGNLLELTDSQQAALYAAFKVADREGLLLLDLKDLKALLAHLKDNPQLLGEDSALMTSASTQALLRRLATLEQQGAEALFGEPALQLEDLLRPEGDGRGRIHLLDASRLVHDAPKVYATFLLWLLAELFEQLPERGDADKPVLALFFDEAHLLFNGTPKALQDRLEQVVRLIRSKGVGVYFVTQSPGDLPDAVLAQLGLRIQHGLRAFTAKEQKSLRAVADGFRPNPAFDSLAVLTELGIGEALVGTLEEKGTPAMVQRVLIAPPQSRIGPLSAAERSALIAASPLSGHYDKPIDRESAYEMLTQRKGEPVEPVPQAKAEEDSFADKAGEFLQSAAGQAIKSAVRQAANQLGRQLVRGLMGSLLGGKKR; translated from the coding sequence ATGTCAGATTCCTTACGAATGGTTGTAGGGGCGGGGCCGGATGGTCAGCCGGTATCCCAGGCCATGCGCCTGGCCAACCGGCATGGCCTGGTGGCCGGAGCCACGGGCACCGGCAAGACGGTGACCCTGCAGCACCTCGCCGAGCTGTTCAGTGACGCCGGGGTGGCGGTATTCGCCGCGGATGTCAAGGGCGACCTGTGTGGCCTCGGAGCGGCGGGCGCGCCGCAGGGCAAGGTCGCCGAGCGGATCGCCGGCATGCCGTGGCTGAATCACACGCCCCGGGGCTACCCGGTAAGCCTGTGGGATGTCGCGGGGCAATCGGGGCACCCCCTGCGCACCACGATGAGTGAAATGGGGCCGCTGTTGCTGGGCAACCTGCTGGAGCTCACCGACAGCCAGCAGGCTGCCTTGTATGCGGCGTTCAAGGTGGCCGACCGGGAGGGCTTGCTGCTGCTCGACCTGAAGGACCTCAAGGCCCTGCTCGCGCACCTCAAGGACAACCCGCAATTGCTGGGCGAGGACAGCGCGTTGATGACCAGCGCTTCCACGCAGGCGCTCTTGCGCCGGTTGGCGACGCTGGAACAACAAGGGGCCGAGGCATTGTTCGGCGAACCGGCGCTGCAGCTCGAAGATCTGCTGCGCCCGGAGGGCGACGGGCGCGGCCGCATCCACCTGCTCGATGCCAGCCGCCTGGTGCATGACGCTCCCAAGGTCTATGCGACGTTCCTGTTGTGGTTGCTGGCTGAACTGTTCGAGCAATTGCCGGAGCGCGGCGATGCCGACAAGCCCGTGCTCGCGCTGTTCTTCGATGAGGCGCATCTGCTGTTCAATGGTACGCCCAAAGCGTTGCAGGACCGCCTGGAGCAGGTGGTGCGGCTGATCCGCTCCAAGGGCGTGGGGGTGTACTTCGTCACCCAGTCGCCGGGAGATCTGCCGGATGCGGTGTTGGCTCAGTTGGGGTTGCGTATCCAGCATGGCCTGCGCGCCTTCACCGCCAAGGAGCAGAAATCATTGCGTGCAGTGGCTGATGGTTTCCGGCCGAACCCGGCGTTCGACAGCCTGGCGGTGCTCACTGAGCTCGGTATCGGCGAAGCCTTGGTTGGCACCCTGGAGGAGAAGGGCACGCCAGCCATGGTTCAGCGGGTGTTGATCGCGCCGCCACAGTCGCGGATCGGACCCTTGAGCGCGGCTGAGCGCAGTGCGCTGATCGCGGCGTCACCGTTGTCAGGGCATTATGACAAACCGATCGATCGTGAGTCGGCCTATGAAATGCTCACGCAGCGCAAGGGTGAGCCTGTGGAGCCGGTACCCCAGGCCAAGGCCGAGGAAGACAGCTTCGCCGACAAGGCCGGCGAGTTCTTGCAGAGCGCGGCGGGGCAGGCGATCAAGTCGGCGGTGCGCCAGGCGGCCAATCAGCTGGGGCGCCAGTTGGTGCGTGGGTTGATGGGGTCGCTGTTGGGTGGGAAGAAACGTTAA
- a CDS encoding methyl-accepting chemotaxis protein: MANSDEQSNRTNSVAAAINQLGAAAQEIAGNAAQASQHASSARLLAEEGQQVVQRNIDAMNRLSDLIVTSSEHIETLNNKTVNIGQILEVITSISQQTNLLALNAAIEAARAGEAGRGFAVVADEVRNLAHRTQESAQQVQTMIEELQVGARESVDTMGQSQRHSQDSMDIANQAGERLGSVTQRIGEIDGMNQSVATATEEQTAVVDSINMDINEINMLNQEGVENLQATLRACSDLEQQAGRLKHLVGSFRI; encoded by the coding sequence ATGGCCAACTCCGACGAGCAGTCCAATCGCACCAACAGCGTCGCCGCCGCCATCAACCAGCTCGGTGCCGCCGCCCAGGAGATCGCCGGCAATGCCGCCCAGGCCTCGCAGCATGCCAGCTCCGCGCGGCTGCTGGCCGAGGAAGGCCAGCAGGTGGTGCAGCGCAACATCGATGCGATGAACCGCCTTTCGGACCTGATCGTCACCTCCAGCGAGCATATCGAGACGCTGAACAACAAGACCGTGAACATCGGCCAGATCCTCGAGGTGATCACCAGCATTTCCCAGCAGACCAACCTGCTCGCCCTCAACGCCGCCATCGAGGCTGCACGCGCCGGTGAGGCCGGGCGCGGCTTCGCCGTGGTCGCCGACGAGGTACGCAATCTGGCGCACCGCACCCAGGAGTCGGCGCAACAGGTGCAGACCATGATCGAAGAGCTGCAGGTTGGCGCTCGCGAGTCGGTCGACACCATGGGCCAGAGCCAGCGTCACAGCCAGGACAGCATGGACATCGCCAACCAGGCCGGCGAGCGCCTGGGCAGCGTCACCCAGCGTATCGGCGAGATCGACGGCATGAACCAGTCGGTGGCCACCGCCACCGAAGAGCAGACCGCCGTGGTCGACTCGATCAACATGGACATCAACGAGATCAACATGCTCAACCAGGAAGGCGTCGAGAACCTGCAGGCCACCCTGCGCGCCTGTTCGGACCTGGAACAGCAGGCCGGTCGCCTCAAGCACTTGGTCGGCAGCTTCCGCATCTGA
- a CDS encoding glycosyltransferase family 1 protein, producing the protein MLIVHIADITMFYAPASGGVRTYLDAKHRRLDAMSGVRHSLLIPGASASQTNGVYHVPAPPLPFGNGYRFPVRLAPWCKELRRLQPDLIEVGDPYLTAWAALEARRKLDVPVIGFYHSDLPLLVSNRMGNWFTPNVEAYVSKLYGHFDRVLAPSQVMADKLRRLGVENVHVQRLGVDLMQFHPDKRDPGLRRELGIADTSRLLVFAGRGSREKNLPVLLDCMQALGQPYHLLLVGSNMPIGVPDNVSVIDHFCPPDEVARLLASADLLVHAGDQETFGLVILEAMASATPVVAVHAGAFGEIVNEQCGRLCPPNDGRAMAAAVREVFDHGVRQLGSQARRHVERHYSWDNVVSGLLQHYQAVLGHPLPVRAHG; encoded by the coding sequence ATGCTGATCGTGCACATCGCCGACATCACCATGTTCTATGCCCCGGCCAGCGGCGGGGTAAGAACCTATCTTGATGCCAAACACCGCCGCCTCGACGCCATGTCCGGCGTTCGCCACAGCCTGTTGATTCCCGGCGCCAGCGCCAGCCAGACCAATGGCGTCTACCATGTTCCCGCGCCGCCCCTACCCTTCGGCAACGGCTACCGTTTCCCGGTACGCCTGGCTCCTTGGTGCAAGGAGCTACGTCGTCTGCAACCCGACCTGATCGAAGTCGGCGACCCTTATCTCACCGCCTGGGCGGCCCTGGAAGCGCGGCGCAAGCTCGATGTCCCGGTGATCGGCTTCTATCACTCCGACCTGCCGCTGCTGGTGAGCAACCGCATGGGCAATTGGTTCACCCCCAATGTCGAGGCCTATGTCAGCAAGCTCTACGGACATTTCGACCGGGTACTCGCGCCCAGCCAGGTGATGGCCGACAAGCTGCGCAGGCTGGGGGTCGAGAATGTGCATGTGCAACGCCTGGGGGTGGACCTGATGCAATTTCACCCTGACAAGCGCGACCCCGGCCTGCGTCGCGAACTGGGCATCGCCGATACCAGTCGACTGCTGGTGTTTGCCGGCCGTGGCTCGCGGGAAAAGAACCTGCCGGTACTGCTCGACTGCATGCAGGCACTCGGACAGCCCTATCACCTGCTTTTGGTGGGCTCGAACATGCCGATCGGGGTGCCAGACAATGTCAGCGTGATCGACCACTTCTGCCCCCCCGATGAAGTCGCTCGGCTACTGGCCAGCGCCGACCTGCTGGTGCACGCCGGCGACCAGGAAACCTTCGGCCTGGTCATTCTCGAGGCCATGGCCAGTGCCACGCCCGTGGTGGCCGTGCACGCTGGCGCCTTCGGCGAAATCGTCAACGAACAGTGCGGCCGCCTGTGCCCACCTAACGACGGCCGCGCCATGGCCGCCGCCGTGCGCGAAGTCTTCGACCACGGCGTGCGCCAGCTTGGCAGCCAGGCGCGTCGCCACGTGGAACGCCATTACAGCTGGGACAACGTGGTCAGTGGCCTGCTCCAGCATTATCAGGCGGTGCTGGGCCACCCGCTACCGGTGCGCGCCCATGGCTGA
- a CDS encoding DUF2334 domain-containing protein — MAEPASTRRSLMLVLHDVAPETWPDYQPFVQAIDDLGDVPMTWLVVPDFHHRNPLTHSPTFCRLLDRRLARGDELALHGYYHADDGPAPRGPREYFMRRIYTHEGEFHGLEQASALQRLQAGLALFGQQGWPVAGFVAPAWLMSEGTRQALRQLPLRYTSTPRHLYRLPDFTAFDAPGLVWSARSAWRRGLSKVVSDWQCRRWREADTLRLGLHPVDMRHASSRNYWLETLHQLLAQGREPLTKSAWLERQAAP; from the coding sequence ATGGCTGAGCCCGCCTCCACCCGACGCAGCCTGATGCTGGTGCTGCACGACGTGGCGCCGGAAACCTGGCCGGACTACCAGCCCTTCGTCCAGGCGATCGATGACTTGGGGGACGTGCCCATGACCTGGCTGGTGGTGCCGGATTTCCACCACCGCAATCCGCTCACGCATTCGCCCACCTTCTGTCGCCTGCTCGACCGACGCCTGGCCCGTGGCGACGAACTGGCCCTGCACGGCTACTACCATGCCGACGACGGTCCGGCGCCTCGCGGGCCGCGCGAATATTTCATGCGCCGGATCTACACCCACGAAGGTGAGTTCCACGGCCTGGAACAGGCCAGCGCACTTCAGCGCCTGCAAGCCGGGCTGGCATTGTTCGGGCAACAAGGCTGGCCAGTGGCGGGGTTCGTCGCCCCCGCCTGGCTGATGAGCGAAGGCACGCGCCAGGCGCTGCGCCAGCTGCCGCTGCGCTACACCAGCACCCCAAGGCACCTGTACCGGTTGCCGGACTTCACCGCCTTTGATGCCCCGGGGCTGGTATGGAGTGCGCGCAGCGCCTGGAGACGAGGGTTGTCCAAGGTAGTCAGTGACTGGCAGTGCCGGCGCTGGCGCGAGGCCGACACTCTGCGCCTGGGCCTGCATCCGGTGGACATGCGCCACGCCAGCTCACGCAATTACTGGCTCGAGACCTTGCACCAATTGCTGGCGCAGGGGCGTGAGCCACTGACCAAGTCGGCCTGGTTGGAGCGCCAGGCCGCGCCATGA